In Haloarchaeobius salinus, the sequence CACTTACCGGGCGAGACTGACGGTTCGACCATGCGACGCCGCGCCCTCCTCGCAGCGACCGCGACCGCGCTCGGAAGCGCCACCCTCACCGGCTGTCTCGGCGACGGCGAATCGGGCGGTGACGGGACGAACAGCCCGGACCCGGCGACGAACCGGACCGCGACGCCGACCGACACGGCCACTGCGACCAGCGCGGATTCGTTCACCGAGAACTGCCCGACGGAACCGGACATCGACGGGCTCCCGGCCCGACCGGCGGCCCTCACCGAGTCGTCCGTCGTCGACTACCTCCGCGAGTTCGAGGAGGTGTACGTGGTGGCGACGGACGACAGCTACGCGGCCATCGCCTCCATCAGTGTCACCGAGACCACGGCGGCGGACGACGGCTACGAGGTCGACATGGCCGTCGAGGGCGTCGAGCCCACGCGGACCGGAACCGCGACCGAGCAGCCCGCCGACGCGACCGCCCACCGCGTCACCTACCGGCTTCGGGGGGACACGCTGGTCCGCGAACTGCGTGGCTACCCCGCTGGCCGAGCGCTCTCGGAGGACTGCTGGACGGTCTCGACGGCGTGAGTACCGCGACCGGCTTTCGAAGCCCTTAACCCCCTCAGTGGAGAATTTCGGGTAACTCGCTGGCGGACGGGCTCCAGCGGGCACCTGCGCACAACAGGTCATCGGAATGTGGTTCGCCGACGCGAACTGAACCGGACAACGCCCGTGGTGATACACACATGGCACGAAGCTTCTACTCCCACATCAAGGAAGCCTGGCGGGACCCGGACGACGGGAAGCTCGCCGAGCTGCAGTGGCAACGAAAACAGGACTGGCGACAGGAGGGCGCGATCGAACGCGTCGACCGCCCGACCCGGCTGGACAAGGCCCGCGAGCTGGGCTACAAGGCCAAGCAGGGCGTCGTCGTCGCCCGCGTCTCGGTCCGCAAGGGGAACGCCCGCAAGCAGCGCCACAAGGCCGGCCGCCGGTCCAAGCGCCAGGGCGTCAACCGCATCGGCCGCCGGAAGAACATCCAGCGCATCGCCGAGGAGCGCTGCGCCCGCAAGTACCCGAACCTGCGCGTGCTCAACTCCTACTGGGTCGGTGAGGACGGCTCCCAGAAGTGGCACGAAGTGATCATGGTCGACCCCGAGCACCCGGCCATCGAGAACGACGACGACCTCGGCTGGATCTGCGACGACAGCCACACGGGTCGCGCCTTCCGCGGCCTCACCAGCGCCGGCAAGCAGAACCGTGGCCTGACGTTCAAGGGCAAGGGTACCGAGCACACCCGTCCCTCGAACACCTCCGGTCGCGGCCGCGGCAAGTAACCACGCCACCTTCTTTCGGTTTCGCGGACCGACCAGCGACGCGTGCGCCGGTCGCCGTGGCAGCACGTCCGTGCCCGCAGCCACCCACGACCGACTGCCGGAACCGGTCGGTTCATCCCGGCCCGGGCGAGAGGCCTGAGCGTGAACGGTATCGCCCTCGCGCTGTTCGCGGCGGTCCTCTTGGGTGCCTACATGTTCGGCGTGAAGCGCTACTTCGCCGCGTACCCGGCGTCGGTGTACATGTTCGGCGTGTACGCCGCCGCCGTGGTCTGGTACCTCCCGGTCGCCGTGGCGACGACGGACGGCCCGCCCGTGCCGACGACCGTGCCCGGGTTCGTGGCGTCGCTGGCGGTTTCGGTCGGCGTCGTGGTCGCGCTGCTCGCGTTCTTCCGGGCGCTCTCGACCGGTGACGTGAGCTACGTCGCGCCGATCAGCAAGGTCGTCCCCGCGTTCGTCCTGCCCATCGAGGTGCTGGTCCTGCACGAACGCCTCTCGACGGTGCAGATCACGGGTATCGTCGTCGTCACGCTCGGGCTCTACCTCGTGAACTACGAGCCCGGCACGCTGCTGGAGCCGCTCGAGCGGGCCGTGCGAGCCCGTCCCGCCCAGCTCGCGCTGCTCAGCGCGGCGACGTTCGGGGTCGTCGACGTGGGGAAACGCGTCGTGCTGCAGGAGCTTGGCGTCGACCCCGCCGCGTTCGTCGTCGTCATGCTCGTCACCACGTTCGTCGGGGTCGTCCCGCTCGCGCTCCCGAAGCTCGACCGGGCGGCGATGGCCGCCGACTGGTGGAAGTTCGTCGCCTTCGGGGCCGTCGTCGCGGTCGGCCAGCACGTCATCTCGCTCTCCTTCACGACGCTGCCCGCGAGCGTCGCCTCGCCCATCGTCAACGCGCAGGCGGTCGTCGCGGTGCTCCTCGGCGGGGTCGTGCTGGAGGAGCCGAACTTCCGGCTCCGGCTGGCCGCCGCCAGCGTCGCCATCGCGGGCGTCGCGCTCATCACGCTCGGGTGAGCCAGCGGCGCGCCACTCCCGGCACAGAACCAGTCCGTGGGTCACCACTCACGACGGGCCGTCGGCCGACTCGCCGTGTTCGTCGATGGTCGGGAGGTCGACGCGGTCGGCGTACACGCGGACGTACGCGGTGGCGAGGCCAAACAGCCACGCGAGCAGGAACGGCTCGCGGCTCCCGGCCGGTGCCTCGACGCCGAGGAGCGACATCATCGTGCCGACGCCGAGGAGCCAGAACGGCATGCTGACGACGGTGAGACCGATGAACCGGGCGAAGCTGCGGTGTGACCACCCGCGGTCGACGAACAGGGCGGCACCGAGGACGCCGACCGCGGCCGTGAGGGCGAGCACGCCTGGGCCGAGCGGGTCCCCGAGTATCCCGTCCGCGAGCGCGGCGGTCGGGAACGCGACGACGACGATGCCGAGGAACGCGAGCGTAAGGTCCGTGGCCGTGTCGAGTGTACCGCGAACGTCGTGTTCGGTTCGTTCCATGGTGGACCGAACGCCGCTCGCGCTCATTCAACGTGCAGCCAAGCATCTTACCGTGGGGTGGCCCTATCCAGCTTGGCTAGGGATTTAACCGAAGGTCCGCTCGTGGCAGCGTCGCTGCTGGGGTCGGGCGACTCGAAGAAGACGCGGGACGGCTCGTCGACTTACAGCTCGTCTTCGTCCGGGAAGCCGTCGTACTCGGTGATGTCGACGCCGTCCGCCGTGACCTCACAGAGGACGAGCCCGTTGCCGGAGCCGGTGTCGCGCTCCGCGGCGCTGTGGACGGCGCGGGCGGCGAGGCGGCGGGCCTCGTCCATCTCGATGTCCTCGTGCCACTCGCCCTCGAGCAGGCCGTAGGCGACCATCATCCCGGAGCCGGTGACGGTGTAGTCGTCCTTCATGACGCCGCCGGCGGGGTCGATGGAGTAGACGTGGCTGCCCTCGTCGTCGACGCCACCGAGGATGGGGTTGATGGCGAAGAACGGACCGCCGCGGGCGAAGTTGCCCGCGAGCGTGGCGAGCGCCTCGATGCTCATGTCGTCGCCGCGGCGGGTCTCGTAGAGGTTGACCTCGGCGCGGAGGGACTTGATGAACGACTGTGCGCCGCCGACGCTGCCGACGAGCGTCATCGCCGCGGTCGGGTGGATCTCCTCGACCTTCACGACCTGCTTGTTCGAGACGAAGCGGCCGCCGAGGCTGGCCCGGCGGTCGGTCGCGATGAGGACGCCCCCGTCGGTCGCGATACCGATGGTGGTCGTCCCGGTCTTGTTGACGTTCTGTTCGTCGCCGGCCTGTTCTCGCCACTCGGACGCGCCGAGTTCGGGTTCGTAGGGGTCGGTGTTGTCGAGCTTCATTCGTCGTCACCCTCCGTGAGGAGGTCGAGTTCCGCGAGACGGTTCTCTATCTCGTCCAGTTCGAGGGTCCGGTACTCACCGCTTTCGGTCGCTATCGTGGAGATGGCCAGTCCCTCCGGCGGGAAGCCGTCCTCCTCGCCGACGGCCATGGCCTCGATGGCGAGGTCGATACCCTCCTGGAGCGTGAGGTCGTCGTCGTACTCCTTCTCGAGGTAGCCCTGGATCTCCTCGCGGTTGCCGCCGATGGCGATGGCCTTCCACTCGTACGGGGTGCCGGACGGGTCCGTCTCGAAGAGGCGGGGTTCGCCGTCGTCGATGCCGCCGACGAGCAGCGCGACGCCGAACGGTCGCGCGCCGCCGGTCTGGGTGTACTGCTGGATGTGGTCCGTGACGGTCTTCGTCAGCGTCTCGACCCCGATGGTCTCGCCGTAGCGGAGCTGGTTGACCTGCGCCTGCCGGCGGGCCACGTCGATGAGCTGGCGGGCGTCGGCGACGTGCCCGGCGCTCGCGATGCCGACGTGGTCGTCTATCTTGTGGAGCTTCTCGACGGAGTCGCGCTCCATCAGCGGCGAGCGACTGCGACGCTCGGCCACGAGGACGACGCCCTCCGGCGTTCGAATCCCGACGCTCGCGCTGCCGCGCTTGACGGCCTCGCGTGCGTACTCGACCTGGTAGAGACGTCCGTCCGGCGAGAAGATAGTGATCCCTCGGTCGTACGCCTGCTGCTGGTTCTGACCTTGCATTGTCTGCGTTAACCTGAAGTTAGCGACGTGTTTTTAAGTACTTTTTTGTACTCCCCGGCGGCGGGGTGGGGACAACTGCGTATCTCCACCCAGGTCTCCCAGCCCCATAACGACGTTGCACTCGGCAAGGGCGAGTGCGTCGCGACACCGGGAGGTCGACACCGACCCGAACACTCATATGAACAGCTGTTCATCTGTGAA encodes:
- a CDS encoding 50S ribosomal protein L15e produces the protein MARSFYSHIKEAWRDPDDGKLAELQWQRKQDWRQEGAIERVDRPTRLDKARELGYKAKQGVVVARVSVRKGNARKQRHKAGRRSKRQGVNRIGRRKNIQRIAEERCARKYPNLRVLNSYWVGEDGSQKWHEVIMVDPEHPAIENDDDLGWICDDSHTGRAFRGLTSAGKQNRGLTFKGKGTEHTRPSNTSGRGRGK
- a CDS encoding DMT family transporter translates to MNGIALALFAAVLLGAYMFGVKRYFAAYPASVYMFGVYAAAVVWYLPVAVATTDGPPVPTTVPGFVASLAVSVGVVVALLAFFRALSTGDVSYVAPISKVVPAFVLPIEVLVLHERLSTVQITGIVVVTLGLYLVNYEPGTLLEPLERAVRARPAQLALLSAATFGVVDVGKRVVLQELGVDPAAFVVVMLVTTFVGVVPLALPKLDRAAMAADWWKFVAFGAVVAVGQHVISLSFTTLPASVASPIVNAQAVVAVLLGGVVLEEPNFRLRLAAASVAIAGVALITLG
- the psmB gene encoding archaeal proteasome endopeptidase complex subunit beta, which codes for MKLDNTDPYEPELGASEWREQAGDEQNVNKTGTTTIGIATDGGVLIATDRRASLGGRFVSNKQVVKVEEIHPTAAMTLVGSVGGAQSFIKSLRAEVNLYETRRGDDMSIEALATLAGNFARGGPFFAINPILGGVDDEGSHVYSIDPAGGVMKDDYTVTGSGMMVAYGLLEGEWHEDIEMDEARRLAARAVHSAAERDTGSGNGLVLCEVTADGVDITEYDGFPDEDEL
- the psmA gene encoding archaeal proteasome endopeptidase complex subunit alpha; its protein translation is MQGQNQQQAYDRGITIFSPDGRLYQVEYAREAVKRGSASVGIRTPEGVVLVAERRSRSPLMERDSVEKLHKIDDHVGIASAGHVADARQLIDVARRQAQVNQLRYGETIGVETLTKTVTDHIQQYTQTGGARPFGVALLVGGIDDGEPRLFETDPSGTPYEWKAIAIGGNREEIQGYLEKEYDDDLTLQEGIDLAIEAMAVGEEDGFPPEGLAISTIATESGEYRTLELDEIENRLAELDLLTEGDDE